From Mycobacterium colombiense CECT 3035:
CGTGGCCGAGCCGCGCGACGGCCCCATCGACAAGGCCTGCGGCGAGGGGTTGATGCCCGGCGGGCTGGCCGAACTGACGTCGCTGGGCGTCGATCCCGTCGGCATGCCGTTTCATGGGATCGCCTACGTCAGTGAACGACGGCGGGCGCAGGCGCGCTTTCGCCGCGGGCCGGGACGCGGCGTGCGTCGCACCACGCTGCACGCGGCGCTGGCCGCGCGGGCCAAAGAGCAAGACACAGACTGGATCCGCACGCGGGTGACCAGCGTCGCGCAGGACGCCCACGGCGTCTCGGCCGCCGGGATACGCGCGCGGTGGTTGGTGGCCGCGGACGGACTGCATTCCCAGGTCCGGCGCGCGGTCGGAATCACGGCGACGGCGGGGACGCCGCGGCGCTATGGCGTGCGGTGGCACTACCGGGTGCCGGCATGGTCGGACTTCGTCGAGGTGTACTGGTCGCGCTGGGGCGAGGCGTACGTGACGCCGGTCGAGCCGGATCTGGTTGGTGTGGCGATCCTGTCGCGCGGCCGGCCCGACCTGGCCTGGTTCCCACGGCTCGCCCGCCGGCTGCACGGCGCCGCCCCGGGGCGGCCCCGCGGCTGCGGCCCGCTGCGGCAGGTGGTCTCGCGCCGCGTCGCGGGGCGCGTGCTGCTGGTCGGCGACGCGGCCGGCTACGAGGACGCGCTCACCGGCGAGGGCATCAGCCTGGCGCTCAAACAGTCCGCCGCGGCGGTCGAGGCCATCGCCACCGAGACGCCGGCGTCCTACGAGCAGGCGTGGCACCGGATCACCCGCGATTACCGGCTGCTCACCCGAGCCCTGGTGCTGGCCAGCACGCCCCGCGCGGTGCGGCGCGCCGTCGTCCCGACCTGCACGCTGCTACCCCCGGTGTTCGACCGCGGAGTGAACATCCTGGCGGGCTAGCGCGCCTTCCAGACGGGCTCCCGCTTCTCGGCGAACGCCCGCGGTCCCTCCTTGGCGTCCTCGGATCTGAGCAGGGCCTTCATCTCGCGCATCGTCCGCTCCCAACCCGGCTCGTCGCCGACGACGACGCCGTCGTCGACGCCATAGGCGACGCGCTTGCTGGCCTGCACCGACAGCGGCGCGTTGACGGTGACCCGCTCGGCCAGCGCCAGCGCCGCGTCCAGCACCGAGCCCGCCGCGACCACCTCGTTGATCAGCCCCCACTCGCAGGCGGCGGCAGCCGTAAGCGGTTCGCCGGTCAGCAGTAGCCGCATCGCCACCTTGCGGGGCAGCTGCTCGACGATGCGGAACACCCCACCGGCGGCGGCGATCAGCCCCCGCTTGACCTCGGGCAGGCCGAACTGCGCGCGTTCGTCGGCCACCACCAGGTCGCTGGCCAGCGCCAGCTCGGTTCCACCGCCGAAGGCGGTCCCGTTCACCGCCGCGATCGTGGGCTTGTCGACGAAGTGGTGGACGTAGCCGGCGAAGCCCCATTCGGGATGGTCAGGGTGATAGATGTTCTCCCGCCGCGCGATCGCCTTGAGGTCGGCCCCGGCGCAGAACGACTTGTCGCCCGCGCCGGTGACCACCACCGCCCGCACCTCGGGGTCGTGCTGCGCCTCTTCGAGCGCATCCCCGAGGCCGATGCTGACGGCGGCGTTCACCGCGTTGCGGGCTTCCGGCCGGTTGATGGTTATCACCATCACGTTGCCCCGGCGTTCGGCCAGGGCCCCCGGCTCCTGGGTCACAACAGTTCCACGATGGTGGCGTTGGCCTGGCCGCCGCCCTCGCACATGGTCTGCAGGCCGTACTGAATTCCCTTGTCCCGCATGTGGTACAGCAGGGTGGTCATGATCCGGGCGCCGGATCCGCCCAGCGGGTGGCCCAGCGCGATGGCGCCGCCGTTCGGGTTGAGCTTCTTCTCGTCGGCGCCGATGTCCTTGAGCCAGGCCAGCGGGACCGGGGCGAACGCCTCGTTGACCTCGTAGGCGCCGATGTCGCCGATGGACAGCCCGGAGCGCTTCAGCACCTTCTGGGTCGCCGGGATGGGCGCGGTCAGCATGATCACCGGGTCCGCGCCGGCCAGGGCCGCGGTGTGCACCTTGGCGATCGGCTTCAGCCCCAGTTCCTTGGCCTTCTCGGCGGACATGAAAAGCAGCGCCGCCGAGCCGTCGGAGATCTGCGACGAGT
This genomic window contains:
- a CDS encoding NAD(P)/FAD-dependent oxidoreductase — encoded protein: MSYDADLLIVGGGPAGLATALHARRLGLSAIVAEPRDGPIDKACGEGLMPGGLAELTSLGVDPVGMPFHGIAYVSERRRAQARFRRGPGRGVRRTTLHAALAARAKEQDTDWIRTRVTSVAQDAHGVSAAGIRARWLVAADGLHSQVRRAVGITATAGTPRRYGVRWHYRVPAWSDFVEVYWSRWGEAYVTPVEPDLVGVAILSRGRPDLAWFPRLARRLHGAAPGRPRGCGPLRQVVSRRVAGRVLLVGDAAGYEDALTGEGISLALKQSAAAVEAIATETPASYEQAWHRITRDYRLLTRALVLASTPRAVRRAVVPTCTLLPPVFDRGVNILAG
- a CDS encoding crotonase/enoyl-CoA hydratase family protein; translation: MTQEPGALAERRGNVMVITINRPEARNAVNAAVSIGLGDALEEAQHDPEVRAVVVTGAGDKSFCAGADLKAIARRENIYHPDHPEWGFAGYVHHFVDKPTIAAVNGTAFGGGTELALASDLVVADERAQFGLPEVKRGLIAAAGGVFRIVEQLPRKVAMRLLLTGEPLTAAAACEWGLINEVVAAGSVLDAALALAERVTVNAPLSVQASKRVAYGVDDGVVVGDEPGWERTMREMKALLRSEDAKEGPRAFAEKREPVWKAR